From a region of the Haloferax volcanii DS2 genome:
- a CDS encoding Sjogren's syndrome/scleroderma autoantigen 1 family protein translates to MDSIRVFAGDCTVSFEGSRDRTQRGRVVVVAKPDRTVLVHDAGGYQPVAWLTRADSLTVESGPGSFGLVARAGDQTLTVDSNDVTGRAEYPASDAGVPVGSHPDTGDPLVRTNGSVVALDSGTEYRLPAGATVLDETCDDCGLPLMRVERGAPFEVCIDRRCDPLDDHVKDRFDGEWSCPDCGSPLRILRRSGRLLAGCDAYPECETAFSLPAGVVGDDCDCGLPTFETGRGRRCLDSTCEGR, encoded by the coding sequence ATGGATTCGATACGCGTCTTCGCCGGCGACTGCACCGTCAGCTTCGAAGGCTCCCGCGACCGCACCCAGCGCGGCCGGGTCGTCGTCGTGGCCAAGCCCGACAGAACCGTCCTCGTTCACGACGCCGGGGGCTACCAGCCCGTCGCGTGGCTGACCCGCGCCGACTCGCTGACCGTCGAGTCGGGACCGGGGTCGTTCGGCCTCGTGGCCCGCGCGGGCGACCAGACCCTCACCGTCGACTCGAACGACGTGACCGGCCGCGCCGAGTACCCCGCGAGCGACGCGGGCGTCCCGGTCGGCTCGCATCCCGACACCGGCGACCCGCTCGTCAGGACCAACGGCTCCGTCGTCGCCCTCGACTCGGGGACCGAGTATCGCCTCCCTGCGGGCGCGACCGTCCTCGACGAGACGTGCGACGACTGCGGCCTGCCGCTGATGCGCGTCGAGCGCGGCGCGCCGTTCGAGGTGTGCATCGACCGCCGGTGCGACCCGCTGGACGACCACGTGAAAGACCGGTTCGACGGCGAGTGGTCGTGTCCGGACTGCGGGTCGCCGCTCCGAATCCTCCGGCGGAGCGGTCGCCTGCTCGCCGGCTGCGACGCTTATCCCGAGTGCGAGACGGCCTTCTCGCTCCCCGCGGGCGTCGTCGGAGACGACTGCGACTGCGGCCTGCCGACGTTCGAGACGGGTCGCGGCCGGCGGTGTCTCGACTCGACCTGCGAGGGCCGATGA
- a CDS encoding NAD(P)/FAD-dependent oxidoreductase, producing the protein MHVLIVGGGVVGLACAHALAGRGAEVTVCEAGTLGGGSTGRAAGGIRTQFSTRVNVDLSLASVPVWESFADEFGVDIDYRRSGYLFLARTEATAAAFRENVAMQTDAGAPSRVLSPAEAAEYLPEFRTESFVAATFSAADGVADPHSAVQGYSDAVRAAGVDLPLAPRRRQIAVVEPEGDLPADAPLTIDLDTGAYFRPERGGTAIVGGHFSASDPDVDPDRFDESMDVEWAVEATERTDDAAAYFGPETRIRNGWAGPYAVTPDHHAILDEAAPGLVVAAGFSGHGFQHAPATGEAVADLGLGEDACEVDVSALSLDRFESGETLRERNVA; encoded by the coding sequence ATGCACGTCCTCATCGTCGGCGGCGGGGTCGTCGGACTCGCCTGCGCCCACGCGCTGGCCGGTCGCGGGGCCGAGGTCACCGTCTGCGAGGCGGGGACGCTCGGCGGCGGTAGCACGGGTCGCGCGGCGGGCGGCATCCGAACGCAGTTCTCGACGCGCGTGAACGTCGACCTCTCGCTCGCAAGCGTCCCAGTCTGGGAGTCCTTCGCGGACGAGTTCGGCGTCGACATCGACTACCGGCGTTCGGGCTACCTCTTTCTCGCCCGGACCGAGGCGACCGCCGCGGCGTTCCGCGAAAACGTCGCCATGCAGACCGACGCGGGCGCGCCGAGTCGCGTCCTCTCGCCCGCGGAGGCCGCCGAGTACCTCCCGGAGTTCCGAACCGAGTCGTTCGTCGCGGCGACGTTCTCGGCGGCCGACGGCGTCGCAGACCCGCACTCCGCGGTGCAGGGCTACTCGGACGCGGTCCGCGCCGCCGGCGTCGACCTCCCACTCGCGCCGCGCCGCCGACAGATAGCCGTCGTCGAACCCGAGGGGGACCTCCCCGCGGACGCCCCGCTGACCATCGACCTCGACACGGGGGCGTACTTCCGGCCGGAACGGGGGGGGACCGCCATCGTCGGCGGGCACTTCTCGGCGTCGGACCCCGACGTGGACCCCGACCGATTCGACGAGTCGATGGACGTGGAGTGGGCGGTGGAAGCGACCGAGCGGACCGACGACGCCGCGGCCTACTTCGGCCCGGAGACGCGGATTCGGAACGGTTGGGCCGGGCCGTACGCCGTGACGCCCGACCACCACGCGATTCTGGACGAGGCGGCCCCCGGTCTCGTCGTCGCCGCGGGCTTTTCGGGCCACGGCTTCCAGCACGCGCCCGCCACGGGCGAGGCCGTCGCCGACCTGGGTCTCGGCGAGGACGCCTGCGAGGTGGACGTGTCGGCGCTGTCGCTCGACCGGTTCGAGTCGGGCGAGACGCTCCGCGAGCGGAACGTCGCGTAG
- a CDS encoding tryptophan--tRNA ligase, which produces MTDDEPAERIRTDGGTAEGADDVALDPWGSSTVSDYRKLFEEFGIEEFDEVLDEVPNPHYLMRRGVIFGHRDYRPVLDAMRNGDDFAVLSGFMPTGDPHIGHKLVFDEIIWHQEQGGDAYGLIADMEAHSARGIPWDEINEHSRDYLLSLIALGFDPEEGELYRQSDNDRLQRLAFELGGKANFSEFQSIYGFDGETNVSHMQSVVTQMADILYPQLDDPKPTVIPVGPDQDPHVRFARDLAIRMRFFKVTEAFASFELDDAERPLVAAAHDAREAYAEDADMPRCGEAAEWLADADLDAAGVLVSESVRESAVEKLENAGMEPLRPRIRFFARQATDEAFEALIEDIEGEKRRYDQHIDAFDMDVDEAEDLAREVEAHHGGYGFIAPSSIYHRFMTGLTGGKMSSSIPASHISLLDAPEEGYDKVKSATTGGRDTADEQRELGGEADKCPVYELYAYLLTGDDDELAKEVYDECVGGERLCGGCKEQAATMMREFLEDHHEKREEAAEVLDSLDIDLETERRGVAAEH; this is translated from the coding sequence ATGACAGACGACGAACCCGCGGAGCGCATCCGCACCGATGGAGGCACAGCAGAGGGAGCAGATGACGTCGCCCTCGACCCGTGGGGCTCGTCGACCGTCTCCGACTACCGGAAGCTGTTCGAGGAGTTCGGTATCGAGGAGTTCGACGAGGTGCTCGACGAGGTGCCGAACCCGCACTACCTGATGCGCCGCGGGGTCATCTTCGGCCACCGCGACTACCGGCCGGTCCTCGACGCCATGCGAAACGGCGACGACTTCGCCGTCCTCTCGGGCTTCATGCCGACGGGCGACCCCCACATCGGCCACAAGCTCGTCTTCGACGAGATAATCTGGCATCAAGAGCAGGGCGGCGACGCCTACGGCCTCATCGCCGACATGGAGGCGCACTCCGCCCGCGGCATCCCGTGGGACGAAATCAACGAGCACAGCCGCGACTACCTGCTGTCGCTCATCGCGCTCGGGTTCGACCCCGAGGAGGGCGAACTCTACCGACAGTCGGACAACGACCGCCTCCAGCGGCTCGCGTTCGAACTCGGTGGGAAGGCCAACTTCTCGGAGTTCCAGTCCATCTACGGCTTCGACGGCGAGACCAACGTCTCGCACATGCAGTCGGTCGTCACGCAGATGGCCGACATCCTCTACCCGCAGTTGGACGACCCCAAGCCGACGGTCATCCCGGTCGGCCCCGACCAGGACCCCCACGTCCGGTTCGCCCGCGACCTCGCCATCCGGATGCGATTCTTCAAGGTGACCGAGGCGTTCGCGAGCTTCGAACTCGACGACGCCGAGCGCCCGCTCGTCGCGGCCGCCCACGACGCCCGCGAGGCGTACGCCGAGGACGCCGACATGCCGCGGTGCGGCGAGGCGGCCGAGTGGCTCGCCGACGCCGACCTCGACGCGGCCGGCGTGCTCGTTTCCGAGTCGGTCCGCGAATCGGCGGTCGAGAAGCTCGAAAACGCCGGGATGGAACCGCTCCGCCCGCGGATTCGGTTCTTCGCGCGGCAGGCGACCGACGAGGCGTTCGAGGCGCTCATCGAGGACATCGAGGGCGAAAAGCGCCGGTACGACCAGCACATCGACGCGTTCGACATGGACGTCGACGAGGCCGAAGACCTCGCCCGCGAGGTCGAGGCCCATCACGGCGGCTACGGTTTCATCGCGCCGTCCTCTATCTACCACCGCTTCATGACCGGCCTCACCGGCGGCAAGATGTCGTCGTCGATTCCGGCGAGCCACATCTCTCTTCTCGACGCGCCCGAGGAGGGCTACGACAAGGTGAAGTCGGCGACGACCGGCGGCCGCGACACCGCCGACGAACAGCGCGAACTCGGCGGCGAGGCCGACAAGTGTCCGGTGTACGAGCTGTACGCCTACCTGCTGACGGGCGACGACGACGAACTCGCAAAGGAGGTCTACGACGAGTGCGTCGGCGGCGAGCGCCTCTGCGGCGGCTGCAAGGAGCAGGCGGCGACGATGATGCGGGAGTTCCTCGAAGACCACCACGAAAAGCGCGAGGAGGCCGCGGAAGTCCTCGATTCGCTGGACATCGACTTAGAGACGGAGCGGCGGGGAGTGGCGGCCGAACATTAG
- the endA gene encoding tRNA-intron lyase, whose product MQGRLEDGVVHLPGDARQRFHDSRGYGRPTGGDDLEVAPVEAAHLLSRDDIDGVDGMGLRELLARTGTTLDFVVYKDLRDRGFYLSPAREGWPGVADAADADFLVYPRGKGPWDGEVEHRVRVVGERESIPVSSLGEVVLAIVDEDGDLTYFDTEGDDPEGTAAEDLPADLDAELLSDRALVWDGVDRLYQRGFFGQRLYGRNADSGPLQLSLLEAAYLARADALAIDEADVVSRGRDVEGDRFDRRLAVYAALREAKTVPKSGFKFGSDFRVYTEFESVDDLSHSEFLVRVVAPDHTFVPRDLSLDVRLAGGVRKRMVFALTDDNGEIDWLSVSRLTP is encoded by the coding sequence ATGCAAGGACGCCTCGAAGACGGCGTCGTCCATCTCCCGGGCGACGCTCGACAGCGGTTCCACGACTCCCGCGGCTACGGGAGACCCACCGGCGGCGACGACCTCGAGGTCGCGCCCGTCGAGGCCGCCCACCTGCTCTCGCGGGACGACATCGACGGCGTGGACGGGATGGGCCTGCGCGAACTCCTCGCGCGCACCGGGACCACCCTCGACTTCGTCGTCTACAAAGACCTCCGCGACCGCGGGTTCTACCTCTCGCCCGCCCGCGAGGGCTGGCCCGGCGTCGCGGACGCCGCTGACGCGGATTTCCTCGTCTACCCCCGCGGGAAGGGTCCGTGGGACGGCGAGGTCGAACACCGGGTCCGCGTCGTCGGCGAGCGCGAGAGTATCCCCGTCTCGTCGCTCGGCGAGGTGGTCCTCGCCATCGTCGACGAGGACGGCGACCTGACGTACTTCGACACCGAGGGGGACGACCCCGAGGGGACGGCCGCAGAGGACCTCCCGGCCGACCTCGACGCGGAACTCCTCTCGGACCGCGCGCTCGTCTGGGACGGCGTCGACCGCCTCTACCAGCGCGGCTTCTTCGGCCAGCGCCTGTACGGCAGAAACGCCGACAGCGGCCCGCTCCAACTGTCGCTGCTGGAAGCCGCCTACCTCGCCCGCGCCGACGCGCTCGCCATCGACGAGGCCGACGTTGTCTCCCGCGGCCGCGACGTGGAGGGCGACCGGTTCGACCGTCGACTCGCGGTGTACGCCGCGCTCAGGGAGGCCAAGACGGTCCCGAAGAGCGGCTTCAAGTTCGGCTCGGACTTCCGCGTCTACACCGAGTTCGAGTCGGTCGACGACCTCTCGCACTCCGAGTTCCTCGTGCGCGTGGTCGCGCCCGACCACACGTTCGTCCCGCGGGACCTCTCGCTCGACGTGCGCCTCGCCGGCGGTGTCCGCAAGCGAATGGTTTTTGCGCTGACCGACGACAACGGAGAGATAGACTGGCTTTCGGTCAGTCGGCTCACACCATGA
- the pheS gene encoding phenylalanine--tRNA ligase subunit alpha produces MRLPESQVAVLNAASATDERTIAQLAEATDQKPETVTGAVFDLRDEGLVSVAETTAESVELTDEGVEYADEGLPEVRLYRAALDAGDGDAVPMGQVIGASSLGGPQVDIALSNFARKGYGHIDSGELAPDADADPDADEEAAALAALAAGESVDGDVLDQLESRNLVVRHERTIRAVTLTDEGVTALMEGVEAAETVDRLTPELLTSGEWEDVEFTEYNVEADAPEARGGKKHILRQTADRVKDVLTGMGFAEMEGPHADADFWINDCLFMPQDHPARTHWDRFALDVPPMEDIPEDLIDRVRDAHLNGVGEDGDGYHSPWSEDFARAIALRGHTTSLSMRYLSGHEVGELEPPQRYFSVEKVYRNDTLDPTHLLEFYQIEGWVMAEDLSVRDLMGTFEEFYSHFGITDIQFKPHYNPYTEPSFELFGRHPETGELIEIGNSGMFREEVLRPLGVECDVMAWGLALERLLMLMYGFDDIRDVHGTLCDLDLLRETEVLK; encoded by the coding sequence ATGCGACTTCCGGAATCACAGGTCGCGGTGTTGAACGCCGCGAGCGCCACGGACGAACGAACGATTGCACAGCTCGCGGAGGCGACGGACCAGAAGCCCGAGACGGTGACGGGCGCGGTCTTCGACCTCCGCGACGAGGGACTCGTCTCGGTCGCAGAGACCACGGCGGAGTCCGTCGAACTGACAGACGAGGGCGTCGAGTACGCCGACGAGGGCCTCCCCGAGGTCCGGCTCTACCGCGCCGCGCTCGACGCGGGCGACGGCGACGCGGTCCCGATGGGACAGGTCATCGGCGCGTCCTCCCTCGGCGGCCCGCAGGTCGACATCGCGCTGTCGAACTTCGCGCGCAAGGGCTACGGACACATCGACTCGGGCGAACTCGCGCCCGACGCGGACGCTGACCCCGACGCCGACGAGGAGGCCGCCGCGCTCGCGGCCCTCGCCGCGGGCGAGTCCGTCGACGGCGACGTGCTCGACCAGCTCGAATCGCGGAACCTCGTGGTCCGCCACGAGCGCACCATCCGCGCCGTCACCCTCACAGACGAGGGCGTCACGGCGCTGATGGAGGGCGTCGAGGCGGCGGAGACGGTCGACCGCCTCACGCCCGAGCTGCTCACCTCCGGCGAGTGGGAAGACGTGGAGTTCACCGAGTACAACGTCGAGGCCGACGCGCCCGAGGCCCGCGGCGGCAAGAAGCACATCCTCCGGCAGACCGCCGACCGCGTGAAGGACGTGCTCACCGGCATGGGATTCGCCGAGATGGAAGGCCCGCACGCCGACGCGGACTTCTGGATCAACGACTGTCTGTTCATGCCGCAGGACCACCCGGCGCGCACCCACTGGGACCGCTTCGCCCTCGACGTGCCGCCGATGGAGGACATTCCCGAGGACCTCATCGACCGCGTCCGCGACGCCCACCTCAACGGCGTCGGCGAGGACGGCGACGGCTACCACTCGCCGTGGTCCGAGGACTTCGCGCGGGCCATCGCGCTCCGTGGCCACACCACGTCGCTGTCGATGCGCTACCTCTCGGGCCACGAGGTCGGCGAGTTAGAGCCGCCGCAGCGGTACTTCTCGGTCGAGAAGGTGTACCGCAACGACACGCTCGACCCGACGCACCTGCTGGAGTTCTACCAGATAGAGGGCTGGGTGATGGCCGAGGACCTCTCGGTGCGCGACCTGATGGGCACCTTCGAGGAGTTCTACTCCCACTTCGGCATCACGGACATCCAGTTCAAGCCGCACTACAACCCCTACACGGAGCCGTCGTTCGAGCTGTTCGGCCGACACCCCGAGACGGGCGAACTCATCGAAATCGGTAACTCCGGCATGTTCCGCGAGGAAGTGCTTCGCCCGCTCGGCGTCGAGTGCGACGTGATGGCGTGGGGTCTCGCCTTGGAGCGACTCCTGATGCTCATGTACGGCTTCGACGACATCCGCGACGTGCACGGAACGCTCTGCGACCTCGACCTGCTCCGCGAGACGGAGGTGCTCAAGTAA
- a CDS encoding ornithine cyclodeaminase family protein has translation MVRILSADAVGELLSLAELFPVVEEAFVKQGRGEVERPPRPHFPVGIDTDRVRDGTNGNGVASAGTETRSGSEPTEQDGPLGTGLTMPAYIHGREVYATKLAAVHPENCAHGLPTVNAQVVLTDATTGLPLALLDGTTITSARTGCIGGLAAESLGTDPVRLGVLGAGAQARWQSRAIAVGSAVESVRVYSPSDSREACAADLREDGIPAEAVDSPEAAVSGANVVVTATTSETPVFDGSWLDPGTLVVAVGAYTPEARELDAETFERAARVFADVPGEVADIGDVRGAGIDESDLLPLSAVFEGDAGRESDDEILVVESVGSAVLDAATAEYLYEKSNARGVGEEVGL, from the coding sequence ATGGTCCGTATTCTCTCCGCCGACGCCGTCGGCGAGTTACTCTCGCTCGCGGAGCTGTTCCCGGTCGTCGAGGAGGCGTTCGTCAAGCAGGGCCGCGGCGAGGTCGAACGCCCGCCACGGCCGCACTTTCCGGTGGGTATCGACACCGACAGAGTCCGGGACGGGACGAACGGAAACGGCGTCGCGAGCGCGGGAACGGAAACGCGCTCGGGTTCGGAACCGACGGAGCAGGACGGCCCGCTCGGCACCGGCCTCACCATGCCGGCGTACATCCACGGCCGCGAGGTGTACGCGACGAAGCTCGCGGCCGTCCACCCGGAAAACTGCGCTCACGGCCTTCCGACGGTGAACGCGCAGGTCGTCCTCACCGACGCGACGACCGGTCTCCCGCTCGCGCTCCTCGACGGGACGACGATTACCAGCGCCCGGACGGGCTGTATCGGCGGGCTCGCCGCGGAGTCCCTCGGGACCGACCCGGTCCGCCTGGGCGTCCTCGGCGCGGGCGCGCAGGCCCGCTGGCAGAGCCGCGCTATCGCCGTCGGCTCCGCGGTCGAGTCGGTCCGCGTCTACTCCCCGAGCGACTCCCGCGAGGCGTGCGCCGCCGACCTCCGTGAGGACGGCATCCCCGCCGAGGCCGTCGATTCCCCCGAAGCGGCCGTCTCCGGCGCGAACGTCGTCGTCACCGCGACGACCAGCGAGACGCCCGTCTTCGACGGCTCGTGGCTCGACCCCGGAACGCTCGTCGTCGCCGTCGGAGCCTACACGCCCGAGGCGCGCGAACTCGACGCCGAGACGTTCGAGCGAGCCGCGCGGGTGTTCGCCGACGTGCCCGGGGAAGTGGCCGACATCGGTGACGTTCGCGGGGCCGGCATCGACGAATCCGACCTGCTTCCGCTCTCGGCCGTCTTCGAGGGCGACGCCGGCCGCGAGAGCGACGACGAGATTCTGGTGGTCGAGAGCGTCGGGTCGGCGGTGCTCGACGCCGCGACCGCCGAGTACCTCTACGAGAAGTCGAACGCCCGCGGCGTGGGAGAAGAAGTGGGGTTGTGA
- the pheT gene encoding phenylalanine--tRNA ligase subunit beta produces the protein MPVVDVQPDELRRLTGHEDKSDEEFKDDLFALGLEFEGVTDDGAFQLEFGPDRLDRLSVEGVARSLRYQYGDARGVSVPNTNDPDWTFVVDDDVPDERPYVTGAVVRGVDLDDAALDSLIQLQEKLHATMGRKRAKGAIGIHDLTMLKGDVLSENASGNSITYTGIDPDGDTFVALDSNDELTPAEVLEQHATGRKYADLVSEYDRYPAIYDEIGLFSFPPVINGRRTEVSTDSRDLLVELTGTDQWTIDRMCNIICYALAARGATIEEVEVQYETGTVTKPDFEVETKHVSHDRIETVLGVELELDEVIDLFERSGLDANAELGEETVYEVSIPPYRVDVLHPLDLVDDVGRAYGFNELEPRYPDVGTVGQRHERSRLEDAVRTSLVGLGFEDLLNFHMISEEENYERMDVEVGSDYLGGGEPASITEPYSEDYTMLRTWVLPSLTMVLENNTHRAYPQDLAEIGHVAHRDDDENTRVAEARHVAAVLARHDATYEDAKARLAALCRDFDADLETPATDHPSFIDGRTAAVVIDGEEVGVVGELHPKVIVEHDLELPVAAFEFDLSALA, from the coding sequence ATGCCCGTAGTCGACGTTCAACCCGACGAACTGCGCCGCCTGACCGGCCACGAAGACAAGTCCGACGAGGAGTTCAAAGACGACCTGTTCGCGCTCGGACTGGAGTTCGAGGGCGTCACCGACGACGGGGCGTTCCAACTCGAGTTCGGTCCCGACCGCCTCGATCGCCTGTCGGTCGAAGGGGTCGCCCGCTCGCTTCGCTACCAGTACGGCGACGCCCGCGGCGTCTCCGTGCCGAACACGAACGACCCCGACTGGACGTTCGTCGTCGACGACGACGTGCCCGACGAGCGCCCCTACGTCACGGGCGCGGTCGTCCGCGGGGTCGACTTGGACGACGCGGCGCTCGACTCGCTCATCCAGTTGCAGGAGAAACTCCACGCGACGATGGGCCGCAAGCGCGCCAAGGGAGCCATCGGCATCCACGACCTGACGATGCTGAAAGGCGACGTGCTCTCGGAGAACGCCTCCGGCAACTCCATCACGTACACCGGTATCGACCCCGACGGCGACACGTTCGTCGCGCTCGACTCCAACGACGAACTCACGCCCGCCGAGGTGCTCGAACAGCACGCGACGGGTCGGAAGTACGCCGACCTCGTGAGCGAGTACGACCGCTATCCGGCCATCTACGACGAAATCGGCCTGTTTTCGTTCCCGCCGGTCATCAACGGCCGTCGGACCGAGGTTTCGACGGACTCCCGCGACCTGCTCGTCGAACTCACCGGCACTGACCAGTGGACCATCGACCGGATGTGCAACATCATCTGCTACGCGCTGGCCGCCCGCGGGGCGACCATCGAGGAGGTCGAGGTCCAGTACGAGACGGGCACCGTCACGAAGCCCGACTTCGAAGTCGAGACGAAACACGTCTCTCACGACCGCATCGAGACGGTCCTCGGCGTCGAGTTGGAACTGGACGAGGTCATCGACCTGTTCGAGCGCTCCGGCCTCGACGCGAACGCCGAACTGGGCGAAGAAACCGTCTACGAGGTCTCCATTCCGCCGTACCGCGTCGACGTGCTCCACCCGCTCGACCTCGTCGACGACGTGGGCCGCGCCTACGGCTTCAACGAACTCGAACCGCGCTACCCCGACGTGGGGACGGTCGGCCAGCGCCACGAGCGCTCCCGACTCGAAGACGCCGTCCGCACCTCGCTCGTCGGCCTCGGCTTCGAGGACCTGCTCAACTTCCACATGATTTCGGAGGAGGAGAACTACGAGCGCATGGACGTCGAGGTCGGTTCCGACTATCTCGGCGGCGGCGAACCCGCCTCCATCACCGAACCGTACAGCGAGGACTACACCATGCTCCGGACGTGGGTGTTGCCCTCGCTGACGATGGTGCTGGAGAACAACACCCACCGGGCGTACCCGCAGGACCTCGCGGAAATCGGCCACGTGGCCCACCGCGACGACGACGAGAACACCCGCGTCGCCGAGGCCCGCCACGTCGCGGCCGTTCTCGCCCGTCACGACGCGACCTACGAGGACGCGAAGGCCCGCCTCGCGGCGCTCTGCCGCGACTTCGACGCGGACCTGGAGACGCCCGCGACCGACCACCCGTCGTTCATCGACGGCCGCACCGCCGCGGTCGTCATCGACGGCGAGGAAGTCGGCGTCGTCGGGGAACTCCACCCGAAGGTCATCGTCGAGCACGACCTCGAACTGCCGGTCGCGGCGTTCGAGTTCGACCTGTCGGCGCTGGCGTAG
- a CDS encoding HAD family hydrolase, with amino-acid sequence MDANAVLFDMDGVLVDSEQYWHAFEDEWVFADAIESGDPDHEEITGMNFREIYDYLDAEYGTTVTKDEFVAAYHENSESVYGEHVVLMDGAGELFSDLRAAGKKLAIVSSAPQDWISTVRERFDLDPLDLVLSADDIDKPGKPEPHIYEHAAAEFGVAPEECVVIEDSINGIEAAVRSGAYTIAYRGGQNADLDLSRADRIVDGAAELRAALLGEE; translated from the coding sequence ATGGACGCGAACGCCGTGCTGTTCGACATGGACGGAGTGTTAGTCGATTCCGAGCAGTACTGGCACGCCTTCGAGGACGAGTGGGTGTTCGCCGACGCCATCGAGTCCGGCGACCCCGACCACGAGGAGATAACGGGGATGAACTTCCGCGAGATATACGACTACCTCGACGCGGAGTACGGGACGACCGTCACGAAAGACGAGTTCGTCGCGGCGTACCACGAGAACTCAGAGAGCGTCTACGGCGAACACGTCGTCCTGATGGACGGCGCGGGGGAGCTGTTTTCGGACCTCCGCGCGGCGGGCAAGAAACTCGCAATCGTCTCGTCGGCCCCGCAGGACTGGATTTCGACCGTCCGCGAGCGATTCGACCTCGACCCGCTCGACCTCGTGCTCTCGGCCGACGACATCGACAAACCGGGGAAGCCCGAACCCCACATCTACGAGCACGCCGCCGCCGAGTTCGGCGTCGCCCCCGAGGAGTGCGTCGTCATCGAGGATTCGATAAACGGCATCGAGGCGGCCGTGCGGTCCGGCGCGTACACCATCGCCTACCGCGGCGGGCAGAACGCCGACCTCGACCTCTCGCGGGCGGATAGAATCGTCGACGGGGCGGCGGAGTTGCGGGCGGCGCTGTTGGGCGAGGAGTAA